A part of Oligoflexia bacterium genomic DNA contains:
- a CDS encoding GNAT family N-acetyltransferase produces the protein MQRIIHKVIKLDIPQWLFLRRKLWPGPRKMHLQDMEKLFGKRGFVCFLAWHGDQAVGFAEAMIRPFANGCHDRPVPFLEGLWVESKFRRKNVGRQLVAAVEEWAKKKGFCELGSDAYIAAHVSHQAHRAYGFNETERVVYFRKSLRR, from the coding sequence ATGCAGAGAATTATTCATAAAGTAATCAAACTCGATATTCCTCAGTGGCTTTTTCTTCGGAGAAAATTGTGGCCAGGTCCAAGAAAAATGCATCTGCAGGACATGGAGAAACTCTTTGGTAAACGAGGATTTGTCTGCTTTTTGGCCTGGCATGGTGATCAAGCCGTTGGCTTTGCAGAGGCCATGATCCGCCCGTTTGCAAACGGTTGCCATGATCGACCCGTACCTTTTCTGGAGGGACTTTGGGTTGAATCTAAATTCCGCCGAAAAAATGTTGGCCGCCAATTAGTTGCGGCGGTCGAGGAGTGGGCAAAGAAAAAGGGATTTTGCGAGCTCGGGTCAGACGCATACATCGCTGCTCACGTGTCACATCAGGCTCATCGCGCATACGGATTCAATGAAACGGAGCGAGTGGTATATTTTAGGAAATCATTAAGGAGGTGA
- the recA gene encoding recombinase RecA: protein MSQTGEREKALELAVSSIEKQFGKGSIMRLGGEETLTGGDIETISTGSLALDIALGVGGLPRGRVIEIYGPESSGKTTLTLHVIAEAQKAGGIAAFVDAEHALDVSYARKLGVKTDDLLISQPDTGEQALEIVETLVRSGAIDVLVIDSVAALTPRAEIEGEMGDSHMGLQARLMSQALRKLTGIISRSKTTVIFINQIRMKIGVMFGNPETTTGGNALKFYSSVRLDIRRIGAIKNGDLAVGNRTQVKVVKNKLAPPFRTVEFDIMYGEGISREGDILDLASNDSIVDKSGAWFSYKGERLGQGRDAVKNMLKENPTLAEELRQGVLAKHNIKTHGAKDSKESSGAPSSLDPATAKAERKADGDGKAAKDRDHKEKGHSKK from the coding sequence ATGTCCCAAACAGGTGAAAGAGAAAAAGCATTAGAGTTAGCAGTTAGTTCTATTGAAAAACAATTTGGTAAAGGTTCCATCATGCGTCTTGGTGGTGAGGAAACTCTCACTGGCGGCGACATCGAAACCATCAGCACAGGCTCACTCGCACTTGATATCGCGTTGGGCGTTGGCGGATTACCACGTGGCCGCGTTATCGAAATCTATGGCCCTGAGAGTTCAGGCAAAACAACACTCACATTGCATGTTATCGCTGAAGCTCAAAAAGCTGGCGGTATCGCAGCGTTTGTTGATGCTGAACATGCTCTCGATGTGAGTTATGCACGCAAACTCGGAGTTAAAACCGATGATTTGCTCATCTCACAACCCGATACTGGCGAACAAGCACTAGAGATTGTAGAAACACTAGTTCGATCAGGTGCAATTGACGTTCTTGTTATTGACTCTGTAGCAGCACTTACTCCACGAGCTGAAATCGAAGGCGAAATGGGTGATAGCCACATGGGTCTTCAAGCACGTTTGATGTCACAAGCTTTGAGAAAATTAACCGGCATTATTAGCCGTAGTAAAACAACGGTTATTTTCATCAACCAAATTCGTATGAAAATTGGCGTTATGTTCGGTAATCCGGAAACAACCACTGGCGGTAATGCTCTGAAGTTTTACTCCTCAGTGAGACTTGATATCCGTCGTATTGGCGCTATTAAAAATGGCGACTTAGCAGTTGGGAACAGAACACAAGTGAAGGTCGTTAAAAATAAATTAGCACCTCCATTTAGAACCGTAGAATTTGATATCATGTACGGTGAAGGTATTAGTCGTGAGGGTGATATTCTTGATCTCGCCTCCAACGATAGTATTGTGGATAAATCTGGAGCATGGTTTAGCTACAAAGGTGAACGCCTTGGTCAAGGCCGTGACGCTGTTAAAAATATGCTTAAAGAAAATCCCACCTTGGCAGAAGAACTCCGCCAAGGTGTTTTGGCTAAGCATAATATTAAAACCCATGGCGCTAAAGATTCCAAAGAATCATCTGGCGCTCCTTCATCACTAGATCCCGCCACAGCAAAAGCTGAGCGTAAAGCCGATGGTGATGGCAAAGCAGCCAAAGACCGCGACCATAAAGAAAAAGGGCATTCAAAAAAGTAA
- a CDS encoding CinA family protein: MTTSHLVAAIAKKLIEQRQTFGIAESCTGGQISAAVTALPGASKYFQGAIVSYDNSVKHDLLGVKLRVLKTDGAVSQATAKAMAQGVIKNLKVHWAIAVTGIAGPSGGTKNRPVGLVYVAVVGPNVETVQKRVFKGNRKQIQQKTVHEALRLLLNKIT; encoded by the coding sequence GTGACGACAAGCCATCTGGTTGCAGCCATTGCTAAAAAATTAATTGAGCAGCGCCAAACTTTTGGCATTGCAGAGAGTTGCACGGGTGGTCAGATTTCCGCAGCTGTCACGGCTTTGCCAGGAGCTTCAAAATATTTTCAAGGTGCAATTGTGAGCTATGACAATTCAGTAAAACATGATTTATTAGGTGTGAAGTTAAGGGTATTAAAGACCGATGGTGCTGTTTCACAAGCAACAGCAAAAGCCATGGCTCAAGGGGTGATCAAAAATCTCAAAGTCCATTGGGCAATTGCAGTTACCGGAATTGCGGGTCCGTCCGGCGGAACAAAAAACAGGCCAGTAGGGCTTGTATATGTCGCCGTCGTTGGCCCCAATGTTGAAACAGTTCAAAAAAGAGTTTTCAAGGGTAATAGAAAACAAATTCAGCAAAAAACTGTGCATGAAGCGCTACGTTTACTGCTTAACAAAATAACTTAA
- a CDS encoding phosphatidylglycerophosphatase A: MNSIKNGAIKFIATGFGLGYLPKAPGTFGTLLALPFFWFLHEKGIYTYMLVTFFFTAFACIVAELAGPLFEKFDSPHIVIDEIAGFLITMTWLPRTWQAILVGFILFRILDATKPGPIGYVEKKIKGGLGVVADDVVAGIFANMALQVIYSYTNLLGARL, encoded by the coding sequence TTGAATTCCATAAAAAATGGCGCCATTAAATTTATCGCTACAGGTTTTGGTTTAGGCTATTTGCCCAAAGCTCCTGGAACTTTCGGAACCTTACTCGCTTTACCTTTTTTTTGGTTTCTCCACGAAAAAGGGATTTATACATACATGCTGGTGACATTTTTCTTCACCGCATTTGCATGTATCGTCGCTGAACTTGCAGGCCCATTATTTGAAAAATTCGACAGCCCTCATATTGTTATTGATGAAATCGCAGGATTTTTAATCACCATGACTTGGCTTCCACGTACCTGGCAGGCCATACTTGTTGGATTTATTCTGTTCAGAATTTTAGACGCAACAAAACCTGGCCCCATTGGTTATGTAGAGAAAAAAATAAAAGGGGGCCTTGGAGTCGTTGCTGATGATGTGGTCGCAGGCATCTTTGCTAATATGGCACTCCAAGTCATTTACTCTTATACCAATTTATTGGGAGCTCGTCTGTGA